CAGATGCGGCGTGGCCCGGAGCACCGGCCGCATCGGAGGCGGCAGTCCTGGCGCGCGCGCCGGCCGTGTGCAATGGCACCCGGGGCAATGGCCGCAGCTCCTGCCAGGCAACCCGCGCAAACAGCTGTTGCAGCTCGGTGCGCACGGCCACGCGCAGGGCGTCGGACGTGGCGCTGATGAAACGCTTGCGGTCGAACTCGCTGCGCAGGCGGATCACCAGGGCGGTCTGCTCGGGAATCTGCGCCACATGGGCAGCGGCCACGGCGCGCATCTGGCGCTTGATGGTGCTGCGCGTGACGGCGCGGCGCGCCCAGCGCTTGGGCACCAGCACGCCGCAATGGCGGCCCGGCGCAAACAGCGGGCGCTGTACCGGCGCAACAAGGCCGACCCCTTCCTCTGTGGCGGGGGCCGGCTGCCAGTGCAAGGCATGCAAAACAAAATGGGGCGTTCGCCCCACGATGTTGCCCTGCATCACGGCCTGGAACTGGGCGCTGGTCTGCAAGGATTGCATCAACGGCGGCGCAGTGGCGTGGCGGGCGTGGGGATTGCGCAACCGGCGAAGGCGGCAATCCGGCCGGCTGGGATCAGACAGCCAGGCGCTTGCGGCCCTTGGCGCGGCGTGCGTTGATGACGGCGCGGCCGCCCTTGGTCTTCATGCGGACCAGGAAACCGTGGGTACGGGCGCGGCGGGTTTTGGAAGGCTGGTAGGTGCGTTTCATGGGAAAAATCCTCGGGAAGTCGTGTTGTTATGTCGGGGCTGCGAGGCAGCTTGCCAAGTGCGCACAGCGCACCGGCCTGACTGCAGCAGCGCGGCTCACACCGCCTGCCCAGCCCCTGTTCTCCCGTAAAATTTCGGGAAAGCTCGTGATTATCACAAAAATTTCGCGCTTGATCAATCACTTACTGCCCCAGTCACGTATGTGGCGGCAAAAATACCACCCACGGGGCCGCCTGGCCTAGAATGGAAGGTCCCGCTGCCAGTTCCGAACAAGCGTGCAGTCCGGCCTTGCGCCCGGATGCCGATAGCAGCCTGCTTCCCCCCGTTTTTTGCCTTTCCGCGCCCCCATTGCCTCTGATGTCTGCCGAAGCCCTTGAACCCGCCAGTGTGCCTGATACGGCCTTGTGGCAGGCCTGCATGGATGTGCTGGCCCAGGATGTGCCTGCCCAGCAGTTCAACACCTGGATCCGCCCGCTGCAGGCGCGCGCGCAGGGCGAGGCGCTGGTGGTGGAGGTGGCCAACCGCTTCAAGCTGGACTGGATCCGTGCGCAGTACCTGCCGCGCATCCAGCAGATCCTGGACCAGCTGGCCGACCAGCCGGTGGCGCTGGAGCTGACGATTGCCGCGCGCCAGGCGCGCCCTGCCGTGGCCCGCACCGCGCTGCGTGCTGCCGCCATGGCTGCCGCGCCCGCCCCCACGGCCGAGTACCGCAATGGCGGCGCCCCGGCCGCAGCGCCGCAGGGCGCTTATGGCGGCAACGCCTACCAGCACGACATCTGGCAAAGCGTCGATCCCGTCGCCGCCTTGCAGCCGCCCCCCCAGGCCACCCGCCTCGATCCGGCCCGCACCTTCGAGAATCTGGTCGAGGGTAGCGCCAACCGCATGGCACGTGCCGCCGCCATGCACGTGGCCAGCACGCCGGGCCAGCTGTACAACCCGCTGTTCATCTACGGCGGCGTCGGTCTGGGCAAGACGCACCTGCTGCAGGCCGTGGGCAACAAGCTGCTGGAGCTCAAGCCCAACGCCCGCGTGCTCTACACCCACGCCGAACAGTTCGTGTCGGACGTGGTCAAGTCCTACCAGCGCAAGACCTTCGACGAATTCAAGTCGCGCTACCACTCGCTCGACCTGCTGATGATCGACGACGTGCAGTTCTTTGCCGGCAAGGACAAGACGCAGGAAGAATTCTTCAACGCCTTCGAGGCGCTGCTGTCCAAGCGCAGCCATATCGTGATGACCAGCGACACCTATCCCAAGGGCCTGGC
The DNA window shown above is from Brachymonas denitrificans and carries:
- the rpmH gene encoding 50S ribosomal protein L34, with product MKRTYQPSKTRRARTHGFLVRMKTKGGRAVINARRAKGRKRLAV
- a CDS encoding ribonuclease P protein component, whose product is MQSLQTSAQFQAVMQGNIVGRTPHFVLHALHWQPAPATEEGVGLVAPVQRPLFAPGRHCGVLVPKRWARRAVTRSTIKRQMRAVAAAHVAQIPEQTALVIRLRSEFDRKRFISATSDALRVAVRTELQQLFARVAWQELRPLPRVPLHTAGARARTAASDAAGAPGHAASAPAAASAPNPPATTPSGTMRAAP
- the dnaA gene encoding chromosomal replication initiator protein DnaA, coding for MSAEALEPASVPDTALWQACMDVLAQDVPAQQFNTWIRPLQARAQGEALVVEVANRFKLDWIRAQYLPRIQQILDQLADQPVALELTIAARQARPAVARTALRAAAMAAAPAPTAEYRNGGAPAAAPQGAYGGNAYQHDIWQSVDPVAALQPPPQATRLDPARTFENLVEGSANRMARAAAMHVASTPGQLYNPLFIYGGVGLGKTHLLQAVGNKLLELKPNARVLYTHAEQFVSDVVKSYQRKTFDEFKSRYHSLDLLMIDDVQFFAGKDKTQEEFFNAFEALLSKRSHIVMTSDTYPKGLANITERLVSRFDSGLTVAIEPPELEMRVAILMNKAQAEGRELPEDVAFFVAKNVRANVRELEGALQNILAYSRFSGRPIDIQLVREALRDLLSIKNRQISVENIQKTVADFYKIKVADMHSKKRPANIARPRQIAMYLAKEMTQKSLPEIGEMFGGRDHTTVLHAVRKIGGERANDPDLNQQLHVLEQTIKG